Within the Streptomyces sp. NBC_00353 genome, the region CGGCTCGGGGTCGACGTACGGATCGCCGACTGGGCGGACGCGGAGCAGGCGCTGCGCGCACCCCTGGTGATCGCCACCACGCCGGCCGGCACCACGGACGCGCTCACCGGTGCGGTGCCGACGGCTCCCGGCACGCTGTTCGATGTGCTGTACGAGCCCTGGCCGACCGGACTCGCCGCAGCCTGGTCGGCCAGGGGCGGCGCAGTCGTCGGAGGTCTGGATCTTCTGGTGCACCAGGCCGTCCTCCAGGTCGAGCAGATGACGGGTTGCTCACCGGCCCCTCTCGCGTCCATGCGGCAGGCCGGTGAAGCGGCACTCGCCGCCCGCTGACACCCGGCACGGAGGAGCTCCGATCCGTCCGTCAGCTGGACCGGCGGACGGGTCGGGGGCCCGAACGTGGGAGGATCAAAGGCGGCGGGCCAGGGCCGCGCACCCGGTCGCGCCGTTGCAGTTTCAGGCGCGAGCATGAGGAGCACCGTTGAGCAGGTTGCGCTGGCTGACCGCAGGGGAGTCGCACGGCCCCGCACTGGTGGCGACGCTGGAGGGTCTTCCCGCCGGTGTCCCGATCACCACGGAGATGGTGGCGGACGCACTGGCCCGGCGGCGGCTCGGCTATGGCCGCGGCGCTCGCATGAAGTTCGAGCAGGACGAGGTCACCTTCCTCGGCGGGGTGCGCCACGGGCTCACCATGGGTTCCCCGGTCGCCGTGATGGTGGGCAACACCGAATGGCCCAAGTGGGAGCAGGTCATGTCGGCCGACCCGGTCGACCCCGACGAACTGGCCAAGCTGGCCCGTAACGCCCCGCTGACCCGCCCCCGCCCCGGCCACGCCGACCTCGCGGGCATGCAGAAGTACGGCTTCGACGAGGCCCGGCCGATCCTGGAGCGCGCCAGCGCCCGGGAGACCGCGGCCCGGGTGGCGCTCGGCGCCGTCGCCCGGTCGTACCTCAAGGAGACCGCGGGCATCGAGATCGTCAGCCACGTCGTCGAACTGGCCGCGGCCAAGGCTCCCTACGGTGTCTACCCCACGCCCGCCGATGTCGAGAAGCTCGACGCCGACCCGGTGCGCTGCCTCGACGCCGCCGCGAGCAAGGAAATGGTCGCCGAGATCGACCAGGCCCACAAGGACGGCGACACCCTCGGCGGTGTGGTCGAGGTGCTCGCGTACGGCGTGCCGGTCGGTCTCGGCTCGCACGTGCACTGGGACCGTCGTCTCGACGCCCGCCTCGCCGCCGCCCTCATGGGCATTCAGGCCATCAAGGGTGTCGAGGTCGGCGACGGCTTCGACCTGGCCCGGGTCCCCGGTTCGAAGGCGCACGACGAGATCCTGGTCACCGAGGACGGCATCAAGCGCGCCTCCGGCCGTTCCGGCGGCACCGAGGGCGGTCTGACCACCGGGGAGCTGCTGCGGGTCCGCGCCGCGATGAAGCCCATCGCGACCGTGCCCCGCGCGCTGGCCACCGTCGATGTCGTCACCGGGGAGCCCGCCAAGGCGCACCACCAGCGCTCCGATGTCTGTGCCGTGCCGGCCGCCGGGATCGTCGCCGAGGCGATGGTCGCGCTGGTCCTGGCCGACGCCGTCGCGGAGAAGTTCGGCGGCGACAGCGTCCCCGAGACCCACCGCAACGTCCAGTCGTACCTCGACCACCTCCAGATCCGATGAGCGGCCCGCTGATCGTCCTCGTCGGCCCGATGGGCGTCGGCAAGTCCACGGTCGGTGAGCTCCTCGCCGACCGGCTCGGCACCACCTACCGGGACACCGACGCGGACGTCGTGGCCACGGCGGGCAAGCCGATCTCCGAGATCTTCTACGACGAGGGCGAGGAACACTTCCGCGAGCTGGAGCGAGAGGCGGTACGCGCCGCGGTCGCCGAGCACACGGGCGTCCTCTCGCTCGGCGGCGGAGCCGTGCTCGACGAGACGACCCGCACCCTGCTCGTCGACCACGCGGTCGCCTACCTCTCGATGGACGTCGAAGAGGCCGTCAAGCGGGTCGGGCTGAACACCGCGCGCCCGCTGCTCGCCGTCAACCCGCGCCGGCAGTGGCGCGAGCTGATGGACGCCCGCCGCCATCTCTACACCGAGGTGGCCAGGGCGACCGTCGCCACCGACGGGCGCACCCCCGAAGAGGTCGCCCAAGCGGTCCTCGACGCACTGGAACTGCCGGAGCGCGCGGGCGACCCCGCGGCGCCCGGCCGGGAGAACACACACATGACGGACCAGGGACCCACACGCATCCAGATCGCCGGCAGTGCGGGCACCGACCCGTACGAGGTGCTGATCGGCCGACAGCTGCTCGGCGAGCTGCCGTCGCTCATCGGAGACCGCGCCCAGCGGGTCGCGGTCCTGCACCCCGAGGCACTCGCCGAGACCGGCGAGGCGGTCCGTCAGGACCTCGCCGACCAGGGGTACGAGGCCATCGCGATCCAGCTGCCGAACGCCGAGGAGGCCAAGACCGTCGAGGTCGCGGCGTACTGCTGGAAGGCGCTCGGGCAGACCGGCTTCACCCGCACCGATGTGATCGTCGGCGTCGGTGGCGGCGCCACCACGGATGTGGCCGGGTTCGTCGCGGCGACCTGGCTGCGCGGGGTGCGCTGGATCGCCGTACCGACGACGGTGCTCGCCATGGTCGACGCGGCCGTCGGCGGCAAGACCGGCATCAACACCGCCGAGGGCAAGAACCTCGTCGGCGCCTTCCACCCGCCGGCCGGGGTGCTCTGCGACCTCGCCTCCCTCGACTCGCTGCCCGTGCACGACTACGTCAGCGGCATGGCCGAGATCATCAAGGCCGGATTCATCGCCGACCCCGCGATCCTCGACCTGATCGAGTCGGACCCGGAAGGTGCCCGTACGCCCGCCGGACCGCACACCGCCGAGCTGATCGAGCGCTCCATCCGGGTGAAGGCCGAGGTCGTCTCCAGCGACCTCAAGGAGTCCGGTCTGCGCGAGATCCTCAACTACGGCCACACCCTCGGCCACGCCATCGAGAAGAACGAGCGCTACAAGTGGCGCCACGGCGCGGCCGTCTCCATCGGGATGGTCTTCGCCGCCGAGCTCGGCCGGCTGGCCGGACGCCTCGACGACGCCACCGCGGACCGGCACCGGGCGATTCTGGAGTCCGTCGGACTGCCGCTCACCTACCGCGGTGACCAGTGGCCCAAGCTGCTGGAGAACATGAAGGTCGACAAGAAGTCCCGCGGCGACCTGCTCCGCTTCATCGTCCTCGACGGCCTGGGCAAGCCCACCGTCCTGGAGGGCCCCGACCCGGCCGTGCTGCTGGCCGCGTACGGGGAGGTGTCGGCGTGACCCGCAGGGTCTTCGTGCTCAACGGGCCGAACCTCGGCCGGCTCGGATCCCGCGAGCCCGATGTGTACGGAGCGACGTCGTACGCCGGACTCGTCGAGACCTGCCAGGCGCTCGGCAAGGAGCTCGGCTTCGACGTCGACGTCCGGGAGACCAACGACGAGGGCGAGCTGATCCGCTGGCTGCACGAGGCAGCGGACGGTTCAATTCCGGTCGTTCTCAACCCGGGAGCATTCACCCATTACTCGTACGGAATGCGGGACGCGGCCGCGCAGCGCACCGCCCCGCTGATCGAGGTGCACATCTCGAACCCGTACGCACGGGAGGAATTCCGCCACACCTCCGTGGTCGCACCGGTGGCCACGGGGACCGTGGCCGGATTCGGCATCGGCTCCTACCGGCTCGCGCTCCGCGCCCTCGCGGACGAACTGACGGACTGACAGGCCGCGTACCGGACGGCCGACCGGCCGACGGGCACTCCGTACCGTCCCCGACCGTTGCCTCTGTGGCGGCCGGGGACGGTACGGTTGCCGTTCCACCAGCGCCAGTTGCCTGTACGAGACGGAGTGGCACCGGATGCAGCACGCAGTGGGGGCCCCGCTGCCGCCGCCCCAAGGACCCGGAAACGGACCTGCCGGCTGGACGCACCAGGCCCAGCACCCCGGACACCCCGGTCCGCCGGGGCCACCGCCACCGCCCGCCCCCCGGGGCCAGGGCTGGACCGGCCCCGCCCCGCACCACGCGCCCGCGCCCGTCTCCCGGGAGACCACCGGGCACATCCAGCTGCCGCCCGGCGGCCCTGTCCCGCTGCCCGCACCACCCGCCGAGCCCGGCACGGGCACGGCGACGCTCGCCGTCCTCCTGATCGGTCCGGCGGGCGCGGGCAAGACCACTGTGGCCAAGCTGTGGGCCAGCCGCCGCCGGGTCCCCACGGCGCACGTCAGCCTCGACGACGTCCGCGAATGGGTCTGCTCCGGCTTCGCGGACCCGCAGGCCGGGTGGAACGACCACTCGGAGGCCCAGTACCGGCTGGCCCGCCGCACCTGCGGCTTCGCCGCCCGCAATTTCCTGGCCAACGGCATCTCCTGCATCCTCGACGACGCGGTCTTCCCCGACCGCCCGGTCGTGGGCCTCGGCGGCTGGAAGCGCCATGTGGGCCCGGGGCTGCTGCCCGTGGTGCTCCTCCCCGGCCTGGAGATCGTGCTGGAGCGCAACGCCGCCCGCAGCGGCAACCGCCGACTGTCGGACGAGGAGGTCGCCCGGATCCACGGCAGGATGGCGGGCTGGTACGGCTCGGGGCTGCCGATCATCGACAACTCGACCTACGACGTGGAGACCACGGCCCGCGTCCTCGACGACATACTGGCCCGCTCCATAGCCAGCCCGCCCGCATGGTGACGGCCCGGCGGGTCCCGGTTCCGCACACCTGAGCGCGGGCCCCGACCTGCTGCGGTCCCCGGTCGGATGCGCTGACCGGGCAGCCCGGCGCTCCCGCTCGTAGGCTCGTGGCATGTCAGAGGTGTACACCGTCCGCCGCGCGCTGCTGCGGGACCGGTGCGCCGCCGTCGGATCCGCGGCCGCTCTGGTCTCCCGCCCCGCCAACGTCCGCTACCTCGCGGGCGGGGCGCCCCCGGGTGCCGTGCTGCTGCTCGGCCCCGACGAGGACGTCCTGGTCTGCCCCCGAGCGCCGACCGGCGATCCCGTCCAGGGGCGCACCGACGACGAGCTGCGGCTGGCCCTGCTGCCCGCCACCGACGGCGATCCGGTGGTCGCAGCCGCCGACCTGGCCACCTCCGCCGGCGCGGAATCGCTCGCCGTGGAGGAACACGATCTGACGGTCGCCCGCCACCGGGCCATGCACGCGGTCGCCCCGCGGCTCCGGCTGGCCGACCTCGGCGCCACGGTGGAGCAGCTGCGCGTCGTCAAGGACGAGGAGGAGATCGCCTGCCTGCGGATCGCCGCCGAGATCACCGACCAGGCGCTCGGTGAACTCCTCGAATCGATCCTCGTCGGCCGCACCGAACGGCATCTCGCACTGGAACTGGAACGGCGGCTGGTGGACCACGGCGCCGACGGGCCCGCCTTCTCGACCTCCGTCGCCACCGGACCCAACTCGGGCCAGGGCCGTCACCGGCCCTCCGACCGGCGGGTCGAGGAGGGAGATTTCCTCTCCGTCTGCCTCGGCGCCAACTATCGCGGCTACCGGTGCGAGATCGGACGTACATTTGTTATCGGGACGGCGCCGGCCGCCTGGCAGATCGACCTCTACGACCTGGTTTTCGCCGCTCAGCGGGCCGGACGCGAGGCCTTGGTGCCCGGCGCCGCGTACCGCGATGTGGACCGCGCGGCCCGTCATCTCCTGGACTCCGCGGGCCACGGCGACGGCCTCGCACCCTCGACCGGGCACGGGGTGGGGCTCGAAATCGACGAGGACCCGCAGCTGGCACCGGCAGCCATGGGTAAACTGGACGCTTGTGTGCCGGTCACCGTCGAACCGGGGGTTCACCTCCCTGGCCGGGGCGGGGTCCGGATCGATGACACGCTCGTCGTGCGCCCCGAGGCGGACGGCGGACCCGAGCTACTCACCATTACGACCAAGGAGCTGCTCGCGCTCTAGCGCGCATCCTTGGTTGTCCACCAGCTTCAGTCCAGGAGATTCCGCAACCGTGGCTTCCACGAACGACCTCAAGAACGGCCTGGTGCTCAAGCTCGACGGAGGCCAGCTCTGGTCCGTCGTCGAGTTCCAGCACGTCAAGCCCGGCAAGGGCCCGGCTTTCGTGCGCACCAAGCTCAAGAACGTGCTGTCCGGCAAGGTCGTCGACAAGACGTTCAACGCCGGCGTGAAGGTCGAGACGGCCACCATTGACCGCCGCGACATGCAGTTCTCGTACATGGACGGCGAGTACTTCGTCTTCATGGACATGGACACGTACGACCAGCTCATGGTCGACCGCAAGGCTGTCGGCAACGCCGCCAACTTCCTGATCGAGGGCTTCACCGCCTCCGTCGCCCAGCACGAGGGCGAGGTGCTCTACGTCGAGCTGCCGGCCGCCGTCGAGCTGACCATCCAGCACACCGACCCGGGTGTCCAGGGCGACCGCTCCACCGGCGGCACCAAGCCCGCCACGCTGGAGACCGGTTACGAGATCGGCGTCCCGCTCTTCATCACCACGGGTGAGAAGATCAAGGTCGACACCCGCACGGGCGACTACCTCGGCCGGGTGAACAGCTAACCGTGGCTGCTCGGAACACGGCCCGCAAGCGAGCCTTCCAGATCCTCTTCGAGGCCGACCAGCGCGGTGAGTCCGTGCAGACGGTCCTCGCGGACTGGGTGCGGCACTCGCGGTCCGATACCCGTCAGCCGCCGGTCACCGAGTACACGATGGAGCTCGTCGAGGGGTACGCGCAGTACGCCGACCGTATCGACGACCTCATCATCACCTACGCCGTGGACTGGGAGATCGACCGCATGCCGGTCGTCGACCGGAACATCCTGCGGCTCGGTGCGTACGAGCTGATCTGGGTGGACGGGACGCCGGACGCGGTGGTGATCGATGAGGCGGTCCAGCTCGCCAAGGAGTTCTCCACCGATGACTCCCCGTCCTTCGTGAACGGGCTGCTGGCCCGCTTCAAGGACCTCAAGCCGAACCTTCGCCGGGAGTCGTAGCCTCCGGCGGCGTTCAGCCCACGAAGGGCCCACGGTCGTGCGACCGTGGGCCCTTCGGCGTGCGCTTCCTGGGCGGAGCGCGGTGCAGCGGTCCGGGGCGTCCTTGTCCTCGATCGCCGGACGGGCTCGATAGGTGCGCTGGTCCCGGTACGGGGTACCTCCGGGGACGGACCGGCCGCCGCGCGTCTGCCGCGATTCGATCGTCCGGGGGTGAGGCACAAGTGAGGCAGGGGTGGGGCCGTTCAGGGGAGTGGAGTCCCCGCAGGGGGCGGCGGACGTGCCGGCTACGCACGCGAGCCCGTCCGGCGATCGAGGACGAAACCCTCACCCCGGACCCGGGCAGCAAAAAACGCCGGGATGCCGGGGCCCGAATGGGGACCCGGTCAACCCGGCGTTACGTTTCTTCGCGGCTTCAGACCCGTACGTCAGCCCTCGTCGTGGGCGACCGCGCGACGCGCGTCCGCGTCCAGGACGCCCCAGCTGATCAGCTGCTCGGTGAGCACGGACGGCGACTGGTCGTAGATCACGGCCAGCGTGCGCAGGTCGTCCTGGCGGATCGAGAGCACCTTGCCGTTGTAGTCACCGCGCTGGCTCTGGATCGTCGCCGCATAGCGCTGCAGCGGTCCGGCCTTCTCCGGCGGGACGTGGGCGAGGCGCTCCAGGTCCAGGACAAGCTTGGGCGGCGGCTCGGCGGCCCCGCCGGGCGTCGTGCCGGGCAGAAGCTCCTGCACCGGGACCCCGTAGAAGTCCGCCAGCTCGGCGAGACGCTGTACGGTCACGGCACGGTCGCCGCGCTCGTACGAACCGACCACGACGGCCTTCCAGCGGCCCTGGGACTTCTCCTCCACGCCATGGAGGGAGAGGCCCTGCTGGGTGCGGATGGCGCGGAGCTTGGCCCCGAGCTGTTTTGCGTATTCGCTGGACATAAGGCTCCCCGGACGAAGTCTGGTAACTCACTGTGAGGTTACGCAGCGTTACTTGGATGCGTCAAGCCGAATGGTCCGCACCGGCACCTCCCGGGGTTGTGACCAAGGCTCCGTGCAAGGCCTGGTAACGTTGATGAAGCAAATTTCGACGTCCTTTAAGGTCCGTCCAGTGAGGCGGAGAAGGAGGTCCGTTTCTTATGGACGCACAGCACGAAGCCACCGGCAATGCGGCACGCCCCGTTCTCGAGGCTCCCGACATCGCCCGAGTTCTGACTCGAATCGCCCACGAAATCGTCGAACGCGCCAAGGGCGCCGACGATGTGGTGCTCCTCGGCATCCCGACACGAGGCGTCTTCCTCGCCCGTCGGCTGGCCGACAAGCTCGAAGAGATCACCGGCCGGAAAGTGCCGGTCGGCTCCCTCGACATCACCATGTACCGCGACGACCTGCGGCTGCGCCCGGCGCGCGCCCTGGCCCGCACCGAGATCCCCGGCGAGGGTATCGAGGGCCGACTGGTCGTCCTGGTCGACGATGTGCTCTTCTCCGGCCGTACGATCCGCGCCGCGCTCGACGCGCTCGGCGACATCGGCCGCCCCCGCGCGGTGCAACTCGCGGTCCTTGTCGACCGCGGCCACCGCGAGCTCCCGATCCGCGCCGATTACGTCGGCAAGAACCTCCCCACGTCGCTGCGGGAGACGGTCAAGGTCCAGCTCGCCGAGGAGGACGGCCGCGACGCCGTGCTGCTCGGTGTCCAGCAGACCGCCCCGGCGGGCGCGCAGTAGCTGCACTCACCCGTACGGCCGACATCCGGTCGTACGACTGCTTCCGCACGCCCGCATGCCTGAACCCTCCAGCCACCCGGAGAACACCCAGATGAAGCGTCACCTCATCTCGGCCGCCGACCTCACCCGCGACGACGCCGTCCTGATCCTCGACACCGCCGAGGAGATGGCCCGCGTCGCCGACCGGCCGATCAAGAAGCTCCCGACCCTGCGCGGCCGCACTGTCGTCAACCTCTTCTTCGAGGACTCGACGCGTACCCGCATCTCCTTCGAGGCCGCCGCCAAGCGCCTCTCCGCCGATGTCATCAACTTCTCCGCGAAGGGCTCGTCCGTCTCCAAGGGCGAGTCGCTCAAGGACACCGCGCTGACCCTGGAGGCGATGGGCGCGGACGCCGTCGTCATCCGGCACGGTGCCTCCGGCGCCCCGTACCGTCTCGCCACCTCCGGCTGGATCGACGGTGCCGTCGTCAACGCCGGCGACGGCACGCACGAGCACCCCACCCAGGCACTCCTGGACGCCTTCACCATGCGCCGCAGGCTGGTCGGGGCCGATGCCGGACTCGGCCGGGACCTGGAAGGACGACGGATCACGATCGTCGGCGACATCCTGCACAGCCGGGTCGCCCGCTCCAACGTGCACCTGCTGCACACCCTCGGCGCCCACGTCACGCTGGTGGCCCCGCCGACCCTCGTCCCGGTCGGTGTCGAGCAGTGGCCGTGCGACGTCAGCTACAGCCTCGACGACGTGCTGCCGAAGTCCGACGCGGTGATGATGCTGCGGGTGCAGCGTGAACGGATGAACGCCGCGTACTTCCCGACCGAGCGCGAGTACTCACGCCGCTACGGCCTGGACGGCGAGCGCATGGCGAAGATGCCCGGGCACGCCATCGTCATGCACCCCGGCCCGATGGTCCGCGGCATGGAGATCACCGCCGAGGTCGCCGACTCCGACCGGTGCACGGTCGTCGAGCAGGTCGCCAACGGCGTCTCGATCCGCATGGCGGTCCTGTACCTGCTGCTGGGCGGCTCCGAGCCCGCCGCACCCTTCCACCCGTCGCCCGCCGCCACCCTTGATCGAAGCGCTGCGCGCCCTGCCGATTCCGAGGAGAACAAGTAACCATGAGCAAGATCCTTATTCGCGGCGCGAAGGTCCTCGGTGGCGAGCCGCAGGACGTCCTGATCGACGGCGAGACCATTGCACAGGTCGGTACCGGTATCGATGCCGGTGACGCCGTGGTGGTCGAGGCCGAGGGGCAGATTCTGCTCCCCGGGCTGGTCGACCTCCACACCCACCTGCGCGAGCCCGGCCGTGAGGACTCCGAGACCGTCCTCACCGGCACCAAGGCCGCGGCAGTCGGCGGCTTCACCGCCGTGCACGCCATGGCCAACACCTTCCCGGTCGCCGACACCGCCGGCGTCGTCGAGCAGGTCTGGCGGCTCGGCAAGGAGTCCGGCTACTGCGACGTGCAGCCGATCGGCGCCGTCACCGTCGGCCTGGAGGGCAAGCACCTCGCCGAACTCGGCGCCATGCACGATTCGGCCGCCGGAGTGAAAGTCTTCTCCGACGACGGCAAGTGCGTCGACGACGCCGTGATCATGCGGCGCGCGCTGGAGTACGTGAAGGCGTTCGACGGTGTCGTCGCCCAGCACGCCCAGGAGCCCCGCCTCACCGAGGGCGCCCAGATGAACGAGGGCATCGTCTCGGCCGAGCTCGGCCTCGGTGGCTGGCCTGCCGTCGCCGAGGAGTCGATCATCGCCCGCGATGTCCTCCTCGCCGCCCACGTCGACTCCCGGGTGCACATCTGCCACCTGTCGACCGCCGGCTCCGTCGAGATCGTCCGCTGGGCCAAGTCCAAGGGCTGGAACGTCACCGCCGAGGTCACCCCGCACCACCTGCTCCTCACCGACGAACTCGTACGGTCGTACAACCCCGTCTACAAGGTGAACCCGCCGCTGCGTACCGAGGCCGATGTGATGGCCCTGCGCGAGGCGCTCGCCGACGGCACGATCGACTGCGTCGCCACCGACCACGCCCCGCACCCGCACGAGGACAAGGACTGCGAGTGGGCCGCGGCCGCCATGGGCATGGTGGGCCTGGAGACGGCGCTCTCGGTCGTCCAGCAGACGATGGTCGAGACCGGTCTGCTCGACTGGGCGGGTGTCGCGGACCGGATGTCCGTCCGCCCCGCGGCCATCGGCCGCCTGGAAGGACACGGCCGTCCCGTCTCGGCCGGTGAGCCTGCCAACCTCACGCTGGTCGATCCGACATACCGTGGAGTCGTGGACCCCGCGGGCTTCGCCTCCCGCAGCCGCAACACCCCGTACGAGGGGCGCGAGCTGCCGGGTCGCGTCACCCACACGTTCCTGCGGGGCCGTGCCACGGTCGTCGACGGGAAGCTCGCGTGACATCACTCACCCCCCTGTACCAGCTGGCCGCCGAGCAGAAGTCGGCGGACGTGACCGACCTGTCCGCCCGCATCAGCTGGGTGATCGGACTCGTCGTCTTCATCGCCTTCGTCTACTGGCTGATGCGCCAGGGATGGAAGTGGCGGGGAAGCCTGCAGTCCGACCTGCCGGAGCTGCCCGCCACGCCGGACGGGTACGCGACACAGCCACCCCTGCTGACGATGACCGGCCGCTACCACGCCTCGACGACCGCCGGGCAGTGGCTCGACCGGATCGTCGCCCACGGCCTCGGCACCCGCAGCCGCGTCGAGCTCACGCTGACCGAACAGGGTCTCGACGTCGTACGCCCCGGGGCGGCCGACTTCTTCGTCCCGGCAGCGCAGCTGCGTGACGCCCGGCTCGACAAGGGCATCGCGGGCAAGGTCCTCCCCGAGGGCGGCCTGCTGATCATCACCTGGGCGCTCGGCGACAAGCTGATCGACTCCGGCTTCCGCTCCGACCGCTCGGCCGAACACCCGGCCTGGGTCGACGCCATCCACCACCTCACCGACAGCACTACGGAAGGCATCGCGCGATGACGACCTCCACCCGGGGAGCCTCCAGGGTTCCCGCCGTACTCGTCCTGGAGGACGGCCGCGCCTTCCGCGGCCGCGCCTATGGGGCCGTGGGGGAGACCTTCGGCGAGGCGGTGTTCTCCACCGGCATGACGGGCTACCAGGAGACGCTGACCGACCCGTCGTACCACCGCCAGGTCGTCGTGATGACCGCCCCGCACGTCGGCAACACCGGTGTGAACGACGAGGACCCCGAGTCGCAGCGGATCTGGGTCGCCGGATACGTGGTGCGCGACCCCGCGCGGCTGCCCTCCAACTGGCGCTCGCAGCGCTCGCTCGACGAGGAGCTGGAGCGCCAGGGCGTCGTCGGCATCAGCGGCATCGACACCCGTGCCCTCACCCGCCACCTCCGCGAGCGCGGCGCCATGCGCGTCGGCATCTTCTCCGGTGACGCCGTCGCCGACGAGGCCACGCTGCTGGCCCGCGTCAAGGAAGCCCCCGAGATGGTGGGCGCCGACCTCTCCGCCGAGGTCGCGACCAAGGAGACGTACGTCGTCCCCGCGATCGGCACGAAGAAGTTCACCGTGGCCGCGATCGACCTCGGCATCAAGGGCATGACCCCGCACCGGATGGCCGAGCGCGGCATCGAGGTGCACGTCCTGCCCGCCACCGCCACCCTCGACGAGGTGTACGCGGTCGAGCCCGACGGAGTCTTCTTCTCCAACGGCCCCGGCGACCCGGCCACCGCCGACCACCCGGTCTCCGTCATGCAGGGCGTCCTGGAGCGGAAGACGCCGCTCTTCGGCATCTGCTTCGGCAACCAGATCCTGGGTCGTGCCCTCGGCTTCGGCACCTACAAGCTGAAGTACGGCCACCGCGGCATCAACCAGCCGGTGCAGGACCGCACGACCGGCAAGGTCGAGGTCACCGCGCACAACCACGGCTTCGCCGTCGACGCCCCGCTGGACAAGGTGTCCGACACGAAGTTCGGCCGCGCCGAGGTCTCCCACGTCTGCCTGAACGACCAGGTCGTCGAGGGACTGCAGCTCCTCGACCAGCCGGCCTTCAGCGTCCAGTACCACCCCGAGGCAGCCGCCGGCCCGCACGACGCCGCGTACCTCTTCGACCGTTTCGTATCCCTGATGGAGGGCCAGCGTGCCTAAGCGCTCCGATATCCAGTCCGTCCTGGTCATCGGCTCCGGCCCGATCGTCATCGGACAGGCCGCCGAGTTCGACTACTCCGGCACCCAGGCCTGCCGCGTCCTCAAGGCCGAGGGCCTGCGCGTCATCCTGGTGAACTCCAACCCGGCGACGATCATGACCGACCCGGAGATCGCCGACGCCACGTACGTCGAGCCGATCACCCCCGAGTTCGTCGAGAAGATCATCGCCAAGGAGCGCCCCGACGCGCTGCTCCCGACGCTGGGCGGTCAGACCGCGCTCAACACCGCGATCTCCATGCACGAGAAGGGTGTCCTGGAGAAGTACGGTGTCGAGCTCATCGGCGCCAATGTCGAGGCCATCAACAAGGGCGAGGACCGCGACCTCTTCAAGGGCGTCGTCGAAGCCGTCAACGCCAAGATCGGCCACGGCGAGTCCGCCCGCTCCGTCATCTGCCACTCGATGGACGACGTCCTGGGGGGCGTCGAGACGCTCGGCGGCTACCCCGTCGTCGTCCGCCCCTCCTTCACCATGGGCGGCGCCGGCTCCGGCTTCGCGCACGACGAGGAGGAGCTGCGCCGGATCGCCGGTCAGGGCCTCACGCTCTCCCCGACCACCGAGGTGCTCCTGGAGGAGTCCATCCTCGGCTGGAAGGAGTACGAGCTGGAGCTGATGCGCGACAAGCACGACAACGTCGTGGTCGTCTGCTCCATCGAGAACTTCGACCCGATGGGCGTCCACACGGGTGACTCGATCACCGTGGCCCCGGCCATGACGCTCACGGACCGCGAGTACCAGCGGCTGCGCGACATCGGCATCGCGATCATCCGCGAGGTCGGCGTCGACACCGGCGGCTGCAACATCCAGTTCGCCATCGACCCGGCCGACGGCCGCGTCATCGT harbors:
- the nusB gene encoding transcription antitermination factor NusB, giving the protein MAARNTARKRAFQILFEADQRGESVQTVLADWVRHSRSDTRQPPVTEYTMELVEGYAQYADRIDDLIITYAVDWEIDRMPVVDRNILRLGAYELIWVDGTPDAVVIDEAVQLAKEFSTDDSPSFVNGLLARFKDLKPNLRRES
- the bldD gene encoding transcriptional regulator BldD; amino-acid sequence: MSSEYAKQLGAKLRAIRTQQGLSLHGVEEKSQGRWKAVVVGSYERGDRAVTVQRLAELADFYGVPVQELLPGTTPGGAAEPPPKLVLDLERLAHVPPEKAGPLQRYAATIQSQRGDYNGKVLSIRQDDLRTLAVIYDQSPSVLTEQLISWGVLDADARRAVAHDEG
- the pyrR gene encoding bifunctional pyr operon transcriptional regulator/uracil phosphoribosyltransferase PyrR translates to MDAQHEATGNAARPVLEAPDIARVLTRIAHEIVERAKGADDVVLLGIPTRGVFLARRLADKLEEITGRKVPVGSLDITMYRDDLRLRPARALARTEIPGEGIEGRLVVLVDDVLFSGRTIRAALDALGDIGRPRAVQLAVLVDRGHRELPIRADYVGKNLPTSLRETVKVQLAEEDGRDAVLLGVQQTAPAGAQ
- a CDS encoding aspartate carbamoyltransferase catalytic subunit yields the protein MKRHLISAADLTRDDAVLILDTAEEMARVADRPIKKLPTLRGRTVVNLFFEDSTRTRISFEAAAKRLSADVINFSAKGSSVSKGESLKDTALTLEAMGADAVVIRHGASGAPYRLATSGWIDGAVVNAGDGTHEHPTQALLDAFTMRRRLVGADAGLGRDLEGRRITIVGDILHSRVARSNVHLLHTLGAHVTLVAPPTLVPVGVEQWPCDVSYSLDDVLPKSDAVMMLRVQRERMNAAYFPTEREYSRRYGLDGERMAKMPGHAIVMHPGPMVRGMEITAEVADSDRCTVVEQVANGVSIRMAVLYLLLGGSEPAAPFHPSPAATLDRSAARPADSEENK
- a CDS encoding dihydroorotase, translating into MSKILIRGAKVLGGEPQDVLIDGETIAQVGTGIDAGDAVVVEAEGQILLPGLVDLHTHLREPGREDSETVLTGTKAAAVGGFTAVHAMANTFPVADTAGVVEQVWRLGKESGYCDVQPIGAVTVGLEGKHLAELGAMHDSAAGVKVFSDDGKCVDDAVIMRRALEYVKAFDGVVAQHAQEPRLTEGAQMNEGIVSAELGLGGWPAVAEESIIARDVLLAAHVDSRVHICHLSTAGSVEIVRWAKSKGWNVTAEVTPHHLLLTDELVRSYNPVYKVNPPLRTEADVMALREALADGTIDCVATDHAPHPHEDKDCEWAAAAMGMVGLETALSVVQQTMVETGLLDWAGVADRMSVRPAAIGRLEGHGRPVSAGEPANLTLVDPTYRGVVDPAGFASRSRNTPYEGRELPGRVTHTFLRGRATVVDGKLA
- a CDS encoding PH-like domain-containing protein; translated protein: MTSLTPLYQLAAEQKSADVTDLSARISWVIGLVVFIAFVYWLMRQGWKWRGSLQSDLPELPATPDGYATQPPLLTMTGRYHASTTAGQWLDRIVAHGLGTRSRVELTLTEQGLDVVRPGAADFFVPAAQLRDARLDKGIAGKVLPEGGLLIITWALGDKLIDSGFRSDRSAEHPAWVDAIHHLTDSTTEGIAR
- the carA gene encoding glutamine-hydrolyzing carbamoyl-phosphate synthase small subunit, whose translation is MTTSTRGASRVPAVLVLEDGRAFRGRAYGAVGETFGEAVFSTGMTGYQETLTDPSYHRQVVVMTAPHVGNTGVNDEDPESQRIWVAGYVVRDPARLPSNWRSQRSLDEELERQGVVGISGIDTRALTRHLRERGAMRVGIFSGDAVADEATLLARVKEAPEMVGADLSAEVATKETYVVPAIGTKKFTVAAIDLGIKGMTPHRMAERGIEVHVLPATATLDEVYAVEPDGVFFSNGPGDPATADHPVSVMQGVLERKTPLFGICFGNQILGRALGFGTYKLKYGHRGINQPVQDRTTGKVEVTAHNHGFAVDAPLDKVSDTKFGRAEVSHVCLNDQVVEGLQLLDQPAFSVQYHPEAAAGPHDAAYLFDRFVSLMEGQRA